The Chordicoccus furentiruminis DNA window TGTCAGAAAGGAGTGTCACTATGGTGAATTATCACGCAAAGCAGGTCAGTCCAAAGGCGGTCCAGAAACATGCGGAGGATCTGTACCGCGGGGGCTTCTTCTGCTGTGAAGCCGTCATGTCCGCGATCCGCAGCGATTTCGAGGCGGACGTACCGGAGGAGGTCATCGCGATGTCGTCCGGAATGGCGGTCGGCGCCGGGAGATCCGGCTGTATGTGCGGCGCCCTGAACGGAGGCATTCTGGCTCTCAGCCTGTTCTTCGGCCGGACGACACAGGACGGTCCCAAGGATCCGAAGGTCAATCACTGCATGGCGCTGACCCATGAGCTTCATGACTGGTTCCGGGAGGCCAATGCGAAGCATGCCGTCTGCTGCCGGGTTCTCACGAAGGGTTTTGATATGAGCAGCGGGGAGCATAAGGAGCAGTGCATCGCGTTCACCGGCCTTTGCGCGGGAAAGGCGGCCGAAATTCTCTGCCGGGAGCTGGGCGTCGTCAACACGGATTCCGAGCCGGTCTCCGGCCTCAAAGCACCCTACCTTCCCCCGAAGAAGGAGGTCCTCTGATGAAACAGATGATTCGGAGGGTTCCGCTCCCTCTGTCCGGCGTCATGCTGGGCACCGCCGCACTCGGCAACCTGCTGCAGAGCGTCTCTGAAGCTCTCCGCGGGATCTGCGGATGTCTCGCAGTGATGATGCTGGTGCTGCTTCTCGCCAAACTGATCCTCTTTCCGAAGCAGTTCCGGAAGGATATGAAAAATCCGATCCTCGCCGGAATCAGCGGGACCTTTCCGATGGCGCTGATGCTGCTGACCGTCTATGCAAAGCCCTTTATCGGAGGCGCCGCATTCGCCGTCTGGGCCGCGGCCATCGTGCTGCACACCGTGCTGATTGTATACTTTACGGTAACGTTCCTTTTCCATTTTGACCTGAAGAACGTGTTTACCGTGTACTTCATCGTCTATGTCGGCATCGTCGTCGCCTCCGTCACAGCCCCCGCCTACGGAGCCGCCGCCTTCGGCAGCGGAGTATTCTGGTTCGGCTTCATCTGCTTCCTGATTCTTCTGGTTCCGGTGACGCTGCGTTACACCCGGATTCCCGCTCCCGAACCGGCCCGCTCGCTGGTGGTGATCTACGCCGCTCCGCTCAGTCTCTGCGTTGCAGGCTATGTACAGAGCGTGACGCCGAAATCCTTCGGCTTTCTGGCCGCGATGACGGTCTGCGCCAATCTGATCTACCTCGCCGCCCTGCTTCCGGCCCTGCGTTTCCTCACGCTGCCCTTTTACCCGAGTCTTGCGGCGTTCACCTTCCCCCTGGTCATCACGGCGATCGCCACAAAACAGACGATGATGTGCGCGGCGAAAATGGGCAGGCCGCTGCCCATGCTCGGACCTGTCGCCGCCATCGAGACAGCGATTGCGTCTGCCTTCGTCCTCTATGTCGTCATACGCTATATGGCCGTAATCTTCTTCGGCGGGACGAAATAACGTCGGAAAAACCAAACCGGGGAGGCAAAGCCTCCCCGGTCTATCTCTCAATATCCGATCATTTCTCCGGATGATTCTGCGCGAGCACCACGGCCTCGAAGGGCGCGAGATCCAGCGTCAGGATCCCGGCGATCACGTCATGAACAACCGGCTCGTCCGAGAAGCCGTCCTGCCAGGTCTTCAGCAGCTCGGTCATCGTCGTGTTTTTCGTTCTCGTGACGCCGGTCTCCCAGACGGGAATCTCCAGCGCGATCGGGTCCGACCCGGAATTGACAGCGATCACGAACTGCTCGGTCCGGCTGAACCGCCCGTAGACGACGCTGTGATAGCCGCTGCAGAGATCCTTGACAGAGCCCTCAGTGAAGACGCGGTACCGTTTGTGAAGCGCGATCGCCTTCCGGTAGAACTGCATCAGAGCCTGATTTTCATTTCCCCACGGATACGTCCGCCGGTTGTCCGGATCCGTGAATCCCACCATGCCGGCCTCATCCCCGTAGTAGATCGTCGGCGCGCCGACGCTGGTCATCTGCATCAGCACAGCCTCCCGCATCACCGGCAGGGAGATATTGATCGATGCGGCTCCGGTCCCGAGATTCGAGGAGCGGCCGACGTAATGGTTCGTCCTCGTCAGGAAGCGTGAGTGATCGTGGTTGTCGAGCTCGTTCATCGCGCACTGAAGGGAGGAAGCCATAAAGCTCGCCTGATGATAGGTCATCGCGTCCCGGAAAGCGTCGCCGTTGCCCAGAAGGTCCTCGCGGAACTGGTCGCTGTGCTTCTCCATTCCGGTCAGGAACCACGATACCGGCTCCATGAACGCGTCATAGTTCATCACCGTATCCCACTCGTCGCCCTGCAGCCAGTCGTATGTCTCTCCGTAATGCTCGGCGAGGATGACGGCGTTGGGATTCGCCTCCTTCACCGCCTTCCGGAACAGCTTCCAGAAGGAGTGATTGTACTCCCGGCTGTGCCCGAGATCCGCGGCCACGTCCAGCCGCCAGCCGTCCGCGGAAAAAGGCGGTGAAACCCATTTCCGGCCGATATTCAGGATATACTCCACCAGCTTCGGACTTTCCTCGTAATTCAGTTCCGGGAGGGTCGCATGTCCCCACCAGCCGTCGCAGAACTCGTTGTAGGGCCAGGCGTGCTCATTGTTGAACTTGAAGAAGGTTCGGTACGGGCTGTCGGCGTCGATGAAGGCGCCCTTCTCGTAACCGCCCTGGCGTTCGTAGATCCGTTCGCGGTCAAGCCACTTGTTGAAGGAACCGCAGTGGTTGAACACGCCGTCCAGGATGATCCGCATGCCGCGGCGGTGAATCTCCTGACAGAGATGGGCGAAGTACCGGTCCGACGCCTCCAGATTTTCCGGATCCGTCGCTCGGACAATGTACTGGGCCGCCTCCTGATTGTTGTGGTTCCAGTCAGCCAGCGGATGATCCACATCCTTCACGATCTTCGTGAGATGAGGATCCACATGGTCGTAATCCTGGATGTCATACTTGTGGTTGGACGGCGAGACGAAAATCGGGTTGAGATAGATCACCTCGACGCCCAGTGCCTGAAGATAGTCCAGCTTCTGCTCGACGCCCTCCAGATCGCCTCCGTAGAAATTGCCTACATCGATATCCGCAGCCGGCAGCTGATTCCAGTCGTCCACATGGCGCACATGACGTCCGAGATAGCTGTACTCGTTGTTCCGGACATCGTTCGACGGATCGCCGTTATAAAAGCGGTCCGGATAGATCTGATACATCACGGCTCCCCGGGCCCACTCGGGCGTCCGGAATCCAGGTGTGATGCGGAATGCATTTCTCTCGGAAAGATCTTTTGTGATTCCCAGCTTGTTGTAGTAGCAGGAGCTCGATTCGACGCGCAGCTCGAAGTAATACCGGATCCGCTCCTCGCCGACCGGTATCGTGATCTCGTAGTAATCAAAGCCGCCGCTTGTCTCCACGATCCGCATCTTCTCGCGGGTCGAACCGCTTATGAAATAGACCTCATCCACGTTGTTCTTGCAGGTGCGGATCCGGATCGTCACGCTGTCGCCCGGCTTCGGCTCGAAAGGCGTCCGGTAGAAGCGTGTCTCGTCGCTGAAGACCGCGCGCTGCTTGAAAATCGGCTTCATCCGGGAGACATACTCCCGCAGCCGTTCGCTGTCATC harbors:
- a CDS encoding C-GCAxxG-C-C family protein, which translates into the protein MVNYHAKQVSPKAVQKHAEDLYRGGFFCCEAVMSAIRSDFEADVPEEVIAMSSGMAVGAGRSGCMCGALNGGILALSLFFGRTTQDGPKDPKVNHCMALTHELHDWFREANAKHAVCCRVLTKGFDMSSGEHKEQCIAFTGLCAGKAAEILCRELGVVNTDSEPVSGLKAPYLPPKKEVL
- a CDS encoding TDT family transporter, translating into MKQMIRRVPLPLSGVMLGTAALGNLLQSVSEALRGICGCLAVMMLVLLLAKLILFPKQFRKDMKNPILAGISGTFPMALMLLTVYAKPFIGGAAFAVWAAAIVLHTVLIVYFTVTFLFHFDLKNVFTVYFIVYVGIVVASVTAPAYGAAAFGSGVFWFGFICFLILLVPVTLRYTRIPAPEPARSLVVIYAAPLSLCVAGYVQSVTPKSFGFLAAMTVCANLIYLAALLPALRFLTLPFYPSLAAFTFPLVITAIATKQTMMCAAKMGRPLPMLGPVAAIETAIASAFVLYVVIRYMAVIFFGGTK
- a CDS encoding glycoside hydrolase family 13 protein, which gives rise to MKPIFKQRAVFSDETRFYRTPFEPKPGDSVTIRIRTCKNNVDEVYFISGSTREKMRIVETSGGFDYYEITIPVGEERIRYYFELRVESSSCYYNKLGITKDLSERNAFRITPGFRTPEWARGAVMYQIYPDRFYNGDPSNDVRNNEYSYLGRHVRHVDDWNQLPAADIDVGNFYGGDLEGVEQKLDYLQALGVEVIYLNPIFVSPSNHKYDIQDYDHVDPHLTKIVKDVDHPLADWNHNNQEAAQYIVRATDPENLEASDRYFAHLCQEIHRRGMRIILDGVFNHCGSFNKWLDRERIYERQGGYEKGAFIDADSPYRTFFKFNNEHAWPYNEFCDGWWGHATLPELNYEESPKLVEYILNIGRKWVSPPFSADGWRLDVAADLGHSREYNHSFWKLFRKAVKEANPNAVILAEHYGETYDWLQGDEWDTVMNYDAFMEPVSWFLTGMEKHSDQFREDLLGNGDAFRDAMTYHQASFMASSLQCAMNELDNHDHSRFLTRTNHYVGRSSNLGTGAASINISLPVMREAVLMQMTSVGAPTIYYGDEAGMVGFTDPDNRRTYPWGNENQALMQFYRKAIALHKRYRVFTEGSVKDLCSGYHSVVYGRFSRTEQFVIAVNSGSDPIALEIPVWETGVTRTKNTTMTELLKTWQDGFSDEPVVHDVIAGILTLDLAPFEAVVLAQNHPEK